From Oreochromis niloticus isolate F11D_XX linkage group LG1, O_niloticus_UMD_NMBU, whole genome shotgun sequence, a single genomic window includes:
- the scamp2l gene encoding secretory carrier membrane protein 2, like, with translation MSGFDSNPFADPMDINPFQDASVTQATISVNDNVGEYNPFSSPEMGHHSGTTIPISAAPSQPAVLQTSVEQNPKAKAAAAQANLIKQQEELERKAAELERKEQELENRRAGSASNPGAKENNWPPLPRFFPVKPCFYQNFEEEIPEDYRRMCKRMYYLWMFHSATLFLNVLACLACFTVDNSYGVDFGLALLWFILFTPVAFVCWYRPVYKAFRSDSSFSFFFFFFVFFFQVAVYIIQTVGIPHWGNSGWITSITMISKKNLAVAVVMMVVAGFFTVNSVLAIILLKMVHSKYRNTGASFTKAQQEFSQGVLTNRTVQNAATTAATSAAQGAFGRSQEN, from the exons ATGTCGGGTTTCGACAGTAACCCCTTCGCTGACCCAATGGACATAAATCCCTTCCAG GATGCTTCAGTCACACAAGCCACCATCAGTGTCAATGACAACGTCGGGGAGTACAACCCATTCTCTTCCCCGGAAATG GGACACCACTCTGGGACGACAATCCCTATCTCTGCTGCACCCTCTCAACCAGCTGTACTACAGACATCTGTGGAGCAGAACCCAAAA GCTAAAGCAGCTGCTGCCCAGGCTAACCTGATCAAAcagcaggaggagctggagaGGAAAGCAGCAGAGCTGGAGCGGAAGGAACAGGAGCTAGAGAACAGGAGGGCAGGCAGCGCATCGAACCCCGGAG CTAAAGAGAACAATTGGCCACCTCTTCCAAGGTTCTTCCCTGTAAAGCCCTGCTTTTATCAGAATTTTGAGGAGGAAATCCCAGAGGACTACCGCAGGATGTGCAAGAGAATGTACTACCTCTGGATGT TCCACAGTGCCACTCTCTTCCTCAACGTGCTGGCCTGCCTGGCTTGCTTCACCGTAGACAATAGCTATGGTGTTGACTTTGGTCTGGCTCTTCTTTGGTTCATTCTCTTCACCCCCGTGGCCTTCGTCTGTTGGTACAGGCCGGTCTACAAGGCCTTTAG GTCTGACAGCTCTTTcagcttctttttcttcttttttgtcttcttcttccaAGTGGCAGTTTACATTATCCAGACTGTGGGGATTCCCCATTGGGGCAACAG TGGATGGATAACATCAATCACCATGATCAGCAAGAAAAACCTGGCTGTGGCTGTGGTTATGATGGTAGTGGCTGGATTTTTCACTGTAAACTCTGTGCTGGCTATCATCCTGCTGAAAATG GTCCATTCTAAATACAGAAACACAGGTGCCAGCTTCACCAAGGCCCAGCAGGAGTTTTCACAAGGTGTCCTGACCAACCGAActgtccaaaatgctgcaaccACCGCTGCTACCTCCGCTGCCCAGGGAGCCTTTGGCAGGAGCCAGGAAAATTAG